A window of the Lactuca sativa cultivar Salinas chromosome 5, Lsat_Salinas_v11, whole genome shotgun sequence genome harbors these coding sequences:
- the LOC128125868 gene encoding putative receptor-like protein kinase At5g39000: MSVLKQFEHLKIQLEAIESTTNNFSKESCIGKGGFGKVYKGELLHSMGHTTVAIKRLDRSFGQGDSEFWKEVIMLSVYRHENIVSLLGFCDEKGEKILVYEYSSRRSLDLHLNNKDLTWVQRLTICIGVARGIAYLHNPAGTQQRVLHRDIKSSNILLDENWNAKIADLGLSKFGPANQNYTFLVTNNRVGTIGYCDPLYLESGILTKESDVYSFGIVLFEVFCGRLCFESNDKPQSFTQLVRKHYRQKNLNEIIWGNIKEEIHPTSLEVFSAIAYQCLKNDSEKRPLMEDVVTQLETALEYQVTYVLSLLS; the protein is encoded by the coding sequence ATGTCTGTCCTAAAACAGTTTGAACACCTAAAAATACAACTAGAAGCtatagaatcaaccacaaacaaCTTTTCTAAAGAGAGCTGCATCGGGAAAGGAGGCTTTGGGAAAGTGTACAAGGGAGAACTCCTCCATTCGATGGGGCATACCACGGTTGCCATAAAACGTTTAGATCGTTCATTTGGGCAAGGAGACTCTGAGTTTTGGAAGGAGGTGATTATGCTTTCAGTTTACAGGCATGAAAATATTGTCTCCCTCTTGGGGTTTTGTGATGAGAAAGGCGAGAAGATCCTTGTGTATGAGTATTCATCCAGAAGAAGTCTCGACTTACATCTGAACAACAAGGATCTAACATGGGTTCAACGCCTTACGATTTGCATCGGGGTGGCTCGTGGAATAGCATACCTTCATAATCCAGCAGGTACTCAACAAAGAGTATTGCATAGAGATATTAAAAGTTCCAACATTCTTTTAGATGAAAATTGGAATGCCAAGATAGCCGATCTTGGTCTATCTAAATTTGGTCCTGCAAACCAGAACTACACATTCCTTGTCACCAATAATAGAGTTGGCACTATTGGGTATTGTGATCCGCTATATTTAGAAAGTGGGATACTAACAAAGGAGTCAGACGTTTACTCATTTGGTATAGTCCTATTTGAAGTTTTTTGTGGAAGATTGTGTTTTGAAAGCAATGATAAGCCTCAATCTTTTACTCAACTGGTCCGAAAACATTACAGACAGAAGAACCTAAATGAAATTATTTGGGGTAATATAAAGGAAGAAATACATCCTACCTCTTTGGAGGTGTTTTCAGCAATTGCTTATCAATGTTTGAAGAATGACAGTGAAAAACGTCCATTAATGGAGGACGTCGTGACACAACTTGAAACTGCCCTCGAATATCAAGTAACTTATGTTCTTTCTCTTCTTTCATAA
- the LOC111908012 gene encoding uncharacterized protein LOC111908012: protein MDESQSNPINISNNIGSTTKIPILYTHDYEVWAHHFEDYVIGSEDNGYPIWEAIFSGPFAHSATSRIIKTQKEYNDLLKDVKDIAQDEKDKFQCNIKALRLIRFALQSDTFRLVSSCTTAKEIWDRLRELYSTDEDLEHSIQTLLLSEFGEFKQGAEETVTQTFDRFNHLLSKMIKHDIERKLIEQKVTFLNGLRSEWRAVVSTVKAHEQFKSYSLAKLVGILKSQEKIVLQEKSVVSSLGSLALLSKSKAVMEEEDLNLEDYDLTSEDYAMMVSNPKRFIKKRFPTNKNRNWQGSYSSENVKDEPKAEESKKEPKAEGDSGVSCYYCGGKNHYAKDCVLKKMAEKDDEKDEEALLQRKLDEIRKKKSTANPSMNALIVQGSVADDEFGGVEVWSTDSEDDEVRKPSHGKAYVAKDENSGGKCLMVSDVSQMRGYNTDRGNEDTKEQQDFCFTAKPLSVQFNELDELIKKLQSIFVSFKVP, encoded by the coding sequence atggacgagtcgcaatccaatcccattaatatttcgaacaacattggatcaacaacgaagattcccatcctttacacccatgattatgaagtctgggcacatcactttgaagactatgttataggatctgaggacaatggatacccCATCTGGGAAGCAATATTTTCTGGACCCTttgctcattcagcaacttcaaggattattaaaactcagaaggagtataatgatcttttgaaagacgttaaagatattgctcaagacgaaaaagataaatttcagtgcaatatcaaagcattgagattaatcagattcgctcttcaatctgatactttcaggctggtgagttcatgcacaactgcaaaagaaatatgggacaggctacgagaattgtattctacggacgaagatcttgaacactccattcaaaccttactcttgtctgagtttggtgaattcaagcagggagctgaagaaaccgtgactcaaacattcgatcgcttcaatcatcttcttagcaagatgattaaacatgacattgaaaggaagctaattgagcagaaggttacgtttttgaacggcctcagatctgagtggagagctgtagtgtccacagttaaagcgcatgagcaattcaaatcctactctttggcgaaactggtgggcatcctaaaatctcaagaaaagatcgtgttacaggagaaaagtGTGGTCTCAAGCTTGGGTTCGTTGGCTCttttgtccaaaagcaaagcggtgatggaagaagaagacctcaacttggaggactatgacctcacttcggaagactatgctatgatggtgtcaaaccccaagaggttcatcaagaaaagatttCCCACTAATAAGaacagaaattggcagggaagttatagttctgaaaatgTCAAAGATGAACCAAAggcagaagaatcaaagaaggaaccgaaagctgaaggagattcgggagtgagctgctattattgtggaggaaagaaccactatgcaaaagattgtgtcctcaagaaaatggcagaaaaggatgatgaaaaagatgaagaagctttgttgcagagaaagctggatgagatcaggaagaagaaatctactgctaacccttctatgaatgctttaattgtgcagggttcggtagcggatgatgagttcggtggcgtggaggtctggtcaaccgactcagaagatgatgaagtgaggaagccttctcatggaaaggcttatgtggcgaaagatgaGAATAGCGGGGGGAAATGCTTGATGgtatctgatgtatctcagatgaggggatacaacactgatcgtgggaatgaagacacgaaggagcaacaggatttttgctttacagctaaaccgctcagcgtgcagttcaacgagcttgatgaactgatcaagaagctacaatccatttttgtttcattcaaagtcccataA